The DNA sequence GCGGCGACCTCTTCCGAGTAGTCCCGCTGGTGCGACATCTCGCGGCCCAGGAAGGGCTCGGAGTTGTCGGAGCCGAACTTGATCGCACCGAGGCGCTCGGTCATGCCGTACTGGGTGACCATCGCGCGGGCCGTGGCGGTGGCCTTCTCGATGTCGTTCGCGGCGCCCGTGGTCGGGTCGTGGAAGACCAGTTCCTCGGCCGCGCGGCCGCCCAGCATGTAGGCCAGCTGGTCGAGCATCTCGTTGCGCGTGGTCGAGTACTTGTCCTCGTCCGGCAGCACCATGGTGTAGCCGAGCGCGCGGCCCCGGGACAGGATCGTGATCTTGTGCACCGGGTCGGAGTTGGGCGAAGCCGCCGCGACCAGGGCGTGACCGCCCTCGTGGTACGCGGTGATCTTCTTCTCCTTGTCGCTCATGATCCGGGTCCGCTTCTGCGGTCCGGCCACGACGCGGTCGATCGCCTCGTCCAGCATGTGGTTGTCGATCAGCTTCTTGTCGCTGCGGGCCGTCAGCAGGGCGGCCTCGTTCAGCACGTTGGAGAGATCGGCACCGGTGAAGCCGGGGGTCCGGCGGGCGACGGCCGCGAGGTCGACGCCCGGGGCGACCGGCTTGCCCTTCTGGTGGACCTTGAGGATCTCCAGGCGGCCCTGCATGTCGGGGCGGTCGACGGCGATCTGCCGGTCGAAGCGGCCCGGACGCAGCAGCGCGGGGTCGAGGATGTCGGGCCGGTTGGTGGCCGCGATCAGGATGACGCCGCCCTTGACGTCGAAGCCGTCCATCTCGACGAGCAGCTGGTTGAGCGTCTGCTCGCGCTCGTCGTGACCGCCGCCGAGGCCCGCGCCGCGGTGTCGGCCGACGGCGTCGATCTCGTCGACGAAGACGATGGCCGGGGCGTTGGCCTTGGCCTGCTCGAACAGGTCGCGGACCCGGGAGGCACCGACACCGACGAACATCTCGACGAAGTCGGAACCGGAGATCGAGTAGAACGGGACGCCGGCCTCACCCGCGACGGCGCGCGCCAGCAGCGTCTTGCCGGTACCGGGCGGGCCGTAGAGCAGCACACCCTTGGGGATCTTGGCACCGACGGCCTGGAACTTGGCGGGCTCCTGCAGGAACTCCTTGATCTCGTGGAGCTCCTCGACCGCCTCGTCGGACCCCGCCACGTCGGCGAACGTCGTCTTCGGGGTGTCCTTGGTGATCAGCTTGGCCTTGGACTTCCCGAAGTTCATCACCCGGGAGCCGCCGCCCTGCATCTGATTCATCAGGAACAGGAAGACGACGACGATGAGGACGAAGGGCAGCAGGGACAGCAGCACCCCGATGAAGGGGTTCTGCTTGGACGTCGCCACGTTGTAGCCCTCGGGCAGGACGTCCTTGTCCTTCTGGTCGACGGCCTTCTGGAGCATCGCGGACAGCTGGACGCCCTGGTCACCGATGTAGTTCGCCTGGACCTTGCTGCTGCCCTTGATCTTCTGGCCGCTCTTGAGCTCGACCTTGATCTTGTTTTCGTCGCCCGTGGTCAGCTCGGCCGATTTCACCCTGTTGTCACGGATGGCCGCGACAACCTGACTGGTGTCCACCGACTTGTAGCCGCCGGACGAGCCGACGACCTGCATCAACACGACCACGGCGAGGACGGCCAGCACGATCCACATGACCGGCCCACGGAAGTAGCGCTTCACGTCCATCCATACGGGGCGCGAGCGCCCCGTCCCTCCTGCCACAGTGAGGCACGGTGCCCCTCGATCGGGGTGCCTGTGCGTACGGTGTTCTGCTCGACCTTGCAGACTTGCTTGCGGTGCTTGCTAAAGAATGCTTGAAAAGACTGACCTTCGGACGGTACCCCAGCATTGTCACCCGACGCCGCCGCAGACGGTCAACAAATCCGTCTTCCCCTCCTCCAACGGCGGAAAACCGTGAGGGGTTCCCGGTGGCCCGGCGATCGCCGGGCCCTTCGGGGGCAATACCGTCCTCCCAGGTCGGGGAGGGTCAGCCGCCGTAGACGTGCGGCGCGAGGGTTCCCACGAAGGGCAGGTTGCGGTACTTCTCCGCGAAGTCGAGACCGTAACCGACGACGAACTCGTTCGGGATGTCGAAGCCGACCCACTTCACGTCGATGGCGACCTTGGCCGCCTCCGGCTTGCGCAGCAGGGTGACGACGTTGAGGGACGCCGGCTCGCGGGAGCCGAGGTTCGACAGCAGCCAGGACAGCGTCAGGCCGGAGTCGATGATGTCCTCGACGATCAGGACGTGCTTGCCCTTGATGTCGGTGTCGAGGTCCTTGAGGATCCGGACCACGCCGGAGGACTGGGTGCCCGCGCCGTAGGAGGACACGGCCATCCAGTCCATGGTGACGGGGGTGGACAGCGCGCGCGCCAGGTCCGCCATCACCATCACGGCGCCCTTGAGGACACCGACGATGAGCAGGTCCTTGCCCGCGTACTCCGCGTCGATCTTCGCGGCCAGCTCGGCCAGCTTCGCGTCGATCTCTTCCTTGGTGATGAGCACCGACTTGAGGTCGGTGCCCATGTCCTTCTCGTCCACCCGCGCCACTCTCGTTCGATTGGGGCTCATCCGGCCGTCCGGGCGCCTGCCGCCCGGCCAGGGTCCGGCCGGGCCTGCCCGCGGTCACTCACGGCCGTTCGATTCAGCCCTGCCGAAGGACCAGTCTGCCACCATGCCGGTGGACCGCGACCCGCCCGGGGAGGTTGATGGCCCGCTGCCCGCGCCAGCCGGTGATCAGCCGGTCGACCTCCTCGATGTGCCGGGCGAAGAGGGAACCGGCCGGGGAACCGGCCTCGATGGCCGCCCGGCGCAGCACCCGGCGGCGGACGGCGGGGGGCAGCGCGTAGAGCTTGGCGACCTCCAGGGCGCCCGTGTCGTCCCGTACGGACGGCTCCACGGCGACGGCCCAGGAGTCGAGGGCGTCCGCGTCGTCCCGGGACAGCTGGGCGGTCCGGGCCAGCGCCTCGACGACGCCCTTGCCCAGCGCCTTCTCCAGGACCGGCAGGGCCTCGTGGCGGACCCGGGAGCGGGTGTAGGCCGGGTCGACGTTGTGCGGGTCGTCCCAGACCGGCAGCGACTGCACCAGGCACGCCTTGCGGGCGGTCTGCCGGTCGAGGCCCAGGAACGGCCTGCGGTAGCGGCCCCCGACCCCGGAGGCCACGGCCATCCCGGACAGCGAGCGGGTGCCGGAGCCGCGGGCCAGCCCCAGGAGGACGGTCTCGGCCTGGTCGTCGCGGGTGTGGCCGAGGAGCACGGCGGCGGCGCCGTGCCGCTCGGCGGCCTCGTCCAGGGCGGCGTAGCGGGCGTCGCGGGCGGCGGCCTCGGGACCGCCCTCCCGGCCGACGGTCACGGGGAGCGCCTCGACGGGATCGAGGCCGAGGGCGAGGAGGCGGCTCACCACCTCGGCGGCGCGGAGGTCGGAGCCCTCCTGAAGGCCGTGGTCGACGGTGACGCCGCCGGCACGGAGGCCGAGCCGGGGGGCCTCGAAGGCGAGGGCGGAGGCGAGCGCCATGGAGTCGGCACCGCCGGAGCAGGCGGCCAGGACGAGCGGGGGCCTGGAGCCGCCGGGGGCGCTTGCGGTTGCGGTTTCGGACGGAGCGAGGGTGAGGACGTCGTGGAGAACGCGGCGGACCGCCAGGCGTATCGCCGCGACCGCGGGGTGTGGACCCATGTCCGAGTGTCCAATCGTTCCAACGAGGAGCTGACGGGAAGGGGTTGTGGGGACGTGCGGGCTGCGCCGTCACGCTGTGTGCGTAGATGGTGACAGAGACGAGCCTTTACCCGAGCATCGCACGCCCACCCCTGGCACACGGTCCCTCGGACGGGTGATTACGGGAGCGTTCGTCCGTCAGGGGCGTGACACCGTCACCCGTCGGCCCGGCTGTGCACCCGCGCGACCCAGTCCGCGGGTTTGGCGATCTCGGCCTTGGTCGGCAGGGTGTTCGGCGAGGTCCAGACCCTGTTGAAGCCCTCCATGCCGACCTGGTCCACCACCGCCCGGACGAACCGCTCGCCGTCACGGTACTGCCGCAGCTTGGCGTCCAGACCCAGCAGCTTGCGCAGCGCCTGGTCCAGCCGGCCCGCGCCGCTGGCCCGCCGCTGCTGGAACTTCTCCCGGATCTCGGTCACGGACGGCACGACCCGCGGGCCCACCCCGTCCATGACGTAGTCCGCGTGCCCCTCCAGCAGGGACATCACCGCCGTCAGCCGCCCCAGCACCTCCCGCTGGGCGGGGGTCTGCACCAGCTCGACGATGCTGCGCCCGCCCCGCTCCCCGTCGTCCTCCGGCGGGCGCCCGCCGGCCAGCGACTGGAGGGCCTCGCGGAGCCGCTCCAGCAGGGTGGCCGGGTCGATGTCGGTCTCGGCGAGGAACGCCTGGACCTCGCCCTCGATGTGGTCGCGCAGCCACGGCACCCCCGTGAACTGGGTGCGGTGCGTCTCCTCGTGCAGGCACACCCAGAGCCGGAAATCGTGCGGGTCGACCTCCAGTTCGCGCTCCACGTGCACGATGTTCGGCGCCACCAGCAGCAGCCGGCCACCGCCCGCGCCGCCCGGCAGGTCCCGGGTGGGCGGCGCGAACGTCTCGTACTGCCCCAGCACCCGCGAGGCCAGGAACGACAGCAGCATGCCCAGCTCCACGCCGGTGACCTTGCCGCCGACCGCGCCCAGCACGGCGCCGCCCGGCAGCCCGCCCCGGCGCTTCTCCATCTTCTCCAGCAGCGGCCCGAGCACCGCCCGGAACCCGGCGACGTTCGCCCGGATCCAGCCCGCCCGGTCCACCACCAGCACCGGGGTGTCCGATCCCGCCCCCGATGGCGTCATCCCGGTGAACTCCCGGACGTGCTCCTCCGACGCCTTGGCGTGCCGCCGCAACTCCGCGACCACCGCGCGGGCCTCGTCCCGGCTCACCTCCGGCCCCGGCCGCACGAGCCGCGTCGCGGTCGCCACCGCGAGCTTCCAGTCGACCATCTCCGCACCACCGATGCTCGTCATGGGTTCACGGTACGTGGTACGGCGCGGTTGCGGAGGGGGGCGGATGCCCCGGCCCCGCCCCTTCGCCGCTTCCTGGGACTGCGCCCCAGACCCCGCTTTTCGCGGCTTCGCCGCTCGTCCTCAAACGCCGGACGGGCTGAAGACAGCCCGTCCGGCGTTTGAGGACGACCGCGCGGAGCGCGGTTTCGGGGGTGCGGGGTCCTCCCCGCAAGAAACGGTGAAAGGGCGGGACCGGGGCACCCTCACCCGGCGGCGGCCACCGCCGCCGCCAGCGCGTCCAACGCCCGCTGCGCCCCCTCCGAATCCGACGTCCCGTCCGCCAGGAAAGCGAACGCGAGCAAGCGCCCGCCGGCATTCACGACCGTCCCGGCCAGGGCGTTCACCCCGGAGAGAGTGCCGGTCTTGGCCCGGACCACACCCCGAGCCGCGTCCACACGCCCCTGCAACGTCCCACTGAACCCCGCCACCGGCAGCCCCGTAAGCACCGCCCGCAACTCGGGCGAACGCCGGTCGCCGGCGCGGGCGAGGAGCCGGGCCAAGAGGTCGGCCGAGACCCGATCGGCCCGGTCGAGGCCGCTCCCGTCGGCGAAGCGCGCGCCGGCCATCGGCAGGCCGAGCCGCGCCAGCCGCGCGGCCACCGCCCGCCCCGCGCCCTCGAAGCTCGCCGGCTGCCCGTCGGCGAGGGCGGTCTGCCGGGCCAGGGCCTCGGCGATGTCGTTGTCGCTGTGGGTCAGGGCCCGCTCGACGAGGTCGGAGAGCGGGGCGGAGGAGACGGCGGCCAGCCGGCGGGCGCCGGCGGGCGAGCGGCCCTCGGCGGGCTCGCCCTCGACGCGTACTCCCCGCTCCCCCAGCAGGGCGGCGAACTTCCGTGCGGCGTCCCCGGCCGGGTCGTCCGTACGGTCCGCGGGGCCGTGGTCGCTGTCGTCCAGCCGGCCCTCGTCCACCATGAGGGCGCTGACCGGTGCGAGGTTCTCGTTGGAGCCGATCGCGTGCGGTACGGGCCCGGTGTAGCGGGAGACG is a window from the Streptomyces mobaraensis genome containing:
- the ftsH gene encoding ATP-dependent zinc metalloprotease FtsH — protein: MDVKRYFRGPVMWIVLAVLAVVVLMQVVGSSGGYKSVDTSQVVAAIRDNRVKSAELTTGDENKIKVELKSGQKIKGSSKVQANYIGDQGVQLSAMLQKAVDQKDKDVLPEGYNVATSKQNPFIGVLLSLLPFVLIVVVFLFLMNQMQGGGSRVMNFGKSKAKLITKDTPKTTFADVAGSDEAVEELHEIKEFLQEPAKFQAVGAKIPKGVLLYGPPGTGKTLLARAVAGEAGVPFYSISGSDFVEMFVGVGASRVRDLFEQAKANAPAIVFVDEIDAVGRHRGAGLGGGHDEREQTLNQLLVEMDGFDVKGGVILIAATNRPDILDPALLRPGRFDRQIAVDRPDMQGRLEILKVHQKGKPVAPGVDLAAVARRTPGFTGADLSNVLNEAALLTARSDKKLIDNHMLDEAIDRVVAGPQKRTRIMSDKEKKITAYHEGGHALVAAASPNSDPVHKITILSRGRALGYTMVLPDEDKYSTTRNEMLDQLAYMLGGRAAEELVFHDPTTGAANDIEKATATARAMVTQYGMTERLGAIKFGSDNSEPFLGREMSHQRDYSEEVAALVDEEVKKLIETAHNEAWEILVENRDILDNLVLALLEKETLNKEEIAEIFKHVVKRPARPAWTGSSRRTPSSRPPVLSPKELAPSSNGATGATGVESVDLPEDIRPE
- the hpt gene encoding hypoxanthine phosphoribosyltransferase; this encodes MGTDLKSVLITKEEIDAKLAELAAKIDAEYAGKDLLIVGVLKGAVMVMADLARALSTPVTMDWMAVSSYGAGTQSSGVVRILKDLDTDIKGKHVLIVEDIIDSGLTLSWLLSNLGSREPASLNVVTLLRKPEAAKVAIDVKWVGFDIPNEFVVGYGLDFAEKYRNLPFVGTLAPHVYGG
- the tilS gene encoding tRNA lysidine(34) synthetase TilS, translating into MGPHPAVAAIRLAVRRVLHDVLTLAPSETATASAPGGSRPPLVLAACSGGADSMALASALAFEAPRLGLRAGGVTVDHGLQEGSDLRAAEVVSRLLALGLDPVEALPVTVGREGGPEAAARDARYAALDEAAERHGAAAVLLGHTRDDQAETVLLGLARGSGTRSLSGMAVASGVGGRYRRPFLGLDRQTARKACLVQSLPVWDDPHNVDPAYTRSRVRHEALPVLEKALGKGVVEALARTAQLSRDDADALDSWAVAVEPSVRDDTGALEVAKLYALPPAVRRRVLRRAAIEAGSPAGSLFARHIEEVDRLITGWRGQRAINLPGRVAVHRHGGRLVLRQG
- a CDS encoding zinc-dependent metalloprotease, which produces MTSIGGAEMVDWKLAVATATRLVRPGPEVSRDEARAVVAELRRHAKASEEHVREFTGMTPSGAGSDTPVLVVDRAGWIRANVAGFRAVLGPLLEKMEKRRGGLPGGAVLGAVGGKVTGVELGMLLSFLASRVLGQYETFAPPTRDLPGGAGGGRLLLVAPNIVHVERELEVDPHDFRLWVCLHEETHRTQFTGVPWLRDHIEGEVQAFLAETDIDPATLLERLREALQSLAGGRPPEDDGERGGRSIVELVQTPAQREVLGRLTAVMSLLEGHADYVMDGVGPRVVPSVTEIREKFQQRRASGAGRLDQALRKLLGLDAKLRQYRDGERFVRAVVDQVGMEGFNRVWTSPNTLPTKAEIAKPADWVARVHSRADG
- the dacB gene encoding D-alanyl-D-alanine carboxypeptidase/D-alanyl-D-alanine endopeptidase, which translates into the protein MPGSVRRQARWWPAALPPRSGTGRFVAASTAVGLLAAAGAVAAAGPWDGGQRTAERVRAAAADRGAYARGAPYGSSRAGPVLAGVLEALSDGAGGGGGTGGSGGAPAAAGLATALEPLLADAALGPRVSASVVDVATGERLFGSNEAAAVTPASTVKLATSAAALSALGADHRIETTVTLGADGIVLVGGGDPTLTARPSPPGREPTGLPALADATARALKALGTDHTALRYDVSRYTGPVPHAIGSNENLAPVSALMVDEGRLDDSDHGPADRTDDPAGDAARKFAALLGERGVRVEGEPAEGRSPAGARRLAAVSSAPLSDLVERALTHSDNDIAEALARQTALADGQPASFEGAGRAVAARLARLGLPMAGARFADGSGLDRADRVSADLLARLLARAGDRRSPELRAVLTGLPVAGFSGTLQGRVDAARGVVRAKTGTLSGVNALAGTVVNAGGRLLAFAFLADGTSDSEGAQRALDALAAAVAAAG